A section of the Triticum dicoccoides isolate Atlit2015 ecotype Zavitan chromosome 7A, WEW_v2.0, whole genome shotgun sequence genome encodes:
- the LOC119328311 gene encoding anthranilate O-methyltransferase 2-like, with the protein MKEASGVRMVTGNGENSYAANSRLQEKAILETRPVLRKAIEEVYTSLSARRSTMVVADLGCSSGPNTLGFVSEVIGAVRSCTRKSEEERRAVEVQFFLNDLPGNDFNLVFRSLEQLENLGGKDTPPYYVAGLPRSYYRKLFPSRSVHFFHSSYSLMWRSKVPEELSSCTHLNEGNIYIGKTTPPMVIKLFQEQFKKDFELFLTLRFKELVSGGRMLLTFLGRKNEEMMTHGEVGTLYELVAESLLSLVLKGRVEKEKLDSFNVPYYTPSVKEVRELINKSRLFDIEHARLFESNWDPQDDSDGDVVLDYAGSGANVANCIRAVKEPLIVDHFGEDIIDDLFVVFASIVAKHLEKAKAKYPIIVLSLKKAT; encoded by the exons ATGAAGGAAGCAAGCGGCGTTCGCATGGTTACCGGCAACGGCGAAAACAGCTACGCCGCAAACTCCAGGCTCCAG GAGAAGGCCATTTTGGAGACAAGGCCGGTGCTTCGCAAGGCCATAGAAGAGGTGTACACGTCGCTCTCTGCCCGACGGAGCACGATGGTCGTCGCTGACCTCGGCTGCTCATCGGGTCCCAACACTCTGGGCTTCGTCTCCGAGGTTATCGGTGCGGTCCGCTCCTGCACTCGGAAGTCTGAAGAAGAACGACGCGCCGTGGAGGTGCAGTTCTTCCTGAATGACCTGCCGGGGAACGACTTCAACCTCGTCTTCCGGTCACTGGAGCAACTTGAAAATCTCGGCGGGAAAGATACGCCGCCCTACTATGTGGCAGGACTGCCCCGATCATACTACAGGAAGCTTTTCCCTTCCCGGAGCGTCCACTTCTTCCACTCGTCCTACTCCCTCATGTGGCGCTCTAag GTGCCGGAGGAGCTCTCAAGTTGCACTCACTTGAACGAAGGCAACATCTACATTGGAAAAACTACTCCACCTATGGTGATTAAGCTATTCCAAGAACAATTCAAAAAGGACTTTGAGTTGTTCCTTACATTGCGTTTCAAAGAGCTTGTCAGTGGCGGTCGAATGTTGCTAACGTTTCTTGGCCGAAAGAATGAAGAAATGATGACGCATGGGGAGGTTGGCACCTTGTATGAATTGGTTGCTGAATCTCTCCTGTCTTTGGTACTAAAG GGTCGTGTGGAAAAGGAGAAGTTGGATTCATTCAACGTGCCCTACTACACCCCATCCGTGAAAGAGGTCCGGGAGTTGATCAACAAGAGTAGGCTCTTCGACATCGAGCATGCCAGACTCTTTGAATCCAACTGGGATCCTCAGGATGACTCAGATGGTGATGTGGTACTAGATTATGCTGGCAGCGGGGCAAATGTCGCTAATTGCATAAGGGCGGTGAAGGAGCCTCTAATCGTAGACCACTTTGGGGAGGACATTATTGATGACTTGTTTGTGGTGTTTGCCTCCATCGTTGCAAAGCATCTAGAGAAAGCAAAGGCTAAGTACCCCATCATTGTGTTGTCACTGAAGAAGGCCACGTAA